Proteins encoded in a region of the Bacillus methanolicus genome:
- the fabF gene encoding beta-ketoacyl-ACP synthase II produces MEKRRVVVTGIGAVTPLGNDVDTTWNNIIAGVSGIDLMTRVNRDEYPAKVAAEVKDFNPETFIDKKDARKMDRFTQYAVAASLMAVEDAGLVINEENANRIGVWIGSGIGGMETFEQQFETFLSRGYRRVSPFFVPMMIPDMATGQVSIILGAKGFNSCTVTACATGTNSIGDAFKVIQRGDADAMITGGTEAPITKMAVAGFCANTALSTNPDPKTASRPFDKNRDGFVMGEGAGIIVLEELEHAKARGAKIYAEIVGYGATGDAYHITAPAPAGEGGARAMKMAIEDGGLKPEEIQYINAHGTSTEYNDKYETLAIKEVFGDHAYKLAVSSTKSMTGHLLGAAGGIEAIFTILALKEGILPPTINLETPDPECDLDYVPNEARKQEIDAAISNSLGFGGHNATIVFKKYRD; encoded by the coding sequence ATGGAAAAACGAAGAGTTGTTGTAACTGGAATCGGTGCTGTAACACCGCTCGGCAATGACGTTGATACGACTTGGAACAACATAATAGCCGGTGTATCGGGAATAGATCTTATGACGAGGGTAAACCGGGATGAATACCCTGCTAAAGTTGCCGCAGAAGTTAAAGATTTCAATCCGGAAACATTTATTGATAAAAAAGACGCAAGAAAAATGGACCGGTTCACTCAATATGCCGTAGCTGCCTCTTTAATGGCAGTTGAAGACGCCGGGCTTGTCATAAATGAAGAAAATGCGAACCGAATCGGAGTTTGGATCGGCTCGGGAATCGGCGGTATGGAAACCTTTGAACAACAGTTTGAAACGTTTTTAAGCCGCGGGTACAGAAGGGTGAGCCCGTTTTTCGTCCCGATGATGATTCCCGATATGGCAACCGGACAGGTATCGATCATTCTTGGGGCAAAAGGATTTAATTCCTGTACGGTAACAGCTTGTGCTACCGGTACAAACTCGATTGGAGATGCATTTAAGGTCATTCAGCGCGGAGATGCTGACGCAATGATCACAGGCGGGACTGAAGCACCGATTACAAAAATGGCGGTTGCTGGCTTCTGTGCAAACACTGCTTTATCAACGAATCCAGATCCAAAAACTGCGAGCCGCCCGTTCGACAAAAACCGTGATGGTTTTGTTATGGGAGAGGGTGCAGGAATTATTGTTCTTGAAGAGCTTGAGCATGCGAAAGCACGTGGAGCAAAGATTTATGCTGAAATTGTTGGTTATGGTGCAACAGGTGATGCTTATCACATTACGGCTCCTGCCCCTGCCGGTGAAGGCGGAGCACGTGCCATGAAAATGGCTATTGAAGACGGGGGCTTAAAACCTGAGGAAATTCAATATATTAATGCACACGGCACAAGCACGGAATATAACGATAAATATGAAACTCTGGCAATCAAAGAAGTGTTTGGAGATCATGCCTACAAATTGGCGGTTAGCTCAACGAAATCCATGACAGGCCATTTATTGGGGGCAGCCGGCGGAATTGAAGCGATTTTTACCATTTTAGCGTTAAAAGAAGGCATATTGCCGCCAACGATCAATTTGGAAACTCCTGATCCGGAATGTGATCTTGATTATGTTCCAAACGAGGCGCGCAAGCAGGAAATCGACGCTGCTATCAGCAACTCGCTTGGATTTGGCGGCCATAACGCGACGATTGTGTTTAAGAAATATAGGGACTGA
- a CDS encoding DUF2268 domain-containing protein, translating into MGKFDEHDSRSIYEYLQRFGMYRPNPRSRRCFEELKKKDFWTKAEHIFQRYKVKWSGPDIPVYIFPIHVRRNIFGGNSEGKSGVSFKDKMFLFLTPLKEGKELESIIVHEYHHVCRMNRQKKDAENYTLLDSIILEGLAEHAVLENCGKEYLGPWCNYYTKNELSFFWKKFLSDHLSANRNEHIHDQLLYGQGRYPKLLGYAFGFYMISQYKSKQKNFSDKISFLLPSEKFIINKEY; encoded by the coding sequence TTGGGGAAATTTGATGAACATGATTCCCGCAGCATCTATGAGTATTTGCAGCGGTTTGGAATGTACCGTCCGAATCCTCGCAGCCGAAGATGCTTTGAAGAATTGAAAAAGAAAGATTTTTGGACTAAAGCAGAACACATTTTTCAACGGTATAAAGTAAAATGGAGCGGACCGGACATTCCTGTCTATATTTTTCCGATCCATGTAAGAAGGAATATTTTTGGCGGAAATAGCGAAGGAAAGTCTGGGGTTTCTTTTAAAGACAAAATGTTTCTCTTTTTAACGCCCTTAAAAGAAGGAAAAGAATTAGAATCAATAATTGTTCATGAATATCACCATGTATGCAGGATGAACAGGCAAAAAAAGGACGCGGAAAATTATACATTGCTTGACTCGATCATTCTTGAAGGACTGGCTGAGCATGCTGTGCTGGAAAACTGCGGGAAAGAATATTTAGGTCCATGGTGCAATTACTATACAAAAAATGAGTTATCTTTCTTTTGGAAAAAATTTTTGTCTGACCACCTTTCTGCAAATCGAAATGAACACATACATGATCAATTATTATACGGTCAAGGAAGGTATCCGAAGCTGCTTGGGTATGCGTTCGGTTTTTACATGATTTCGCAATATAAAAGCAAACAGAAAAATTTCTCAGATAAAATTTCTTTTCTTTTGCCTTCGGAAAAATTCATAATTAATAAAGAGTATTAA
- a CDS encoding ABC transporter ATP-binding protein gives MTVLLELRNLKVYFKKKNTDIPAVDGVDLKIRKGESVALVGESGSGKSITSLSIMRLIPIPPGKIVDGEIFFDGKDLVKLPEDEMCKIRGNDISMIFQEPMTSLNPVLTIGEQIIEMLIYHQKMSKALARKKAIQMLEMVGFSRANEIIDDYPHRLSGGMRQRVMIAMAMSCNPKLLIADEPTTALDVTIQAQILELMKDLSKKFDTSILMITHDLGIVSEVADRVVVMYAGQVVEEATVDHLFDEPLHPYTDALIGSVPLIEGEISRLKSIEGNVPSPEKYPKGCRFAPRCPKAFERCFSEMPQLIKKNGSRSVRCFLHEGKGANE, from the coding sequence ATGACAGTTTTATTGGAATTAAGAAACTTAAAAGTATATTTTAAGAAAAAAAATACCGATATTCCTGCTGTCGACGGAGTCGATTTAAAAATTCGGAAAGGAGAATCGGTTGCACTGGTGGGTGAATCCGGTTCAGGGAAAAGTATTACATCCCTTTCAATTATGCGTCTAATTCCAATTCCTCCCGGAAAAATTGTGGACGGTGAAATCTTTTTTGATGGAAAAGATCTTGTGAAGTTGCCGGAAGATGAAATGTGTAAAATCCGAGGAAATGATATTTCAATGATTTTTCAAGAGCCGATGACGTCATTAAATCCTGTATTAACAATTGGCGAACAAATTATCGAAATGTTGATATACCATCAGAAAATGTCTAAAGCATTGGCAAGAAAGAAAGCAATTCAAATGCTTGAAATGGTTGGTTTCTCGCGAGCAAATGAAATTATCGATGACTACCCTCACCGTTTGTCAGGCGGAATGAGGCAGCGTGTGATGATTGCCATGGCGATGAGCTGTAATCCAAAACTATTAATTGCCGATGAACCGACAACAGCACTAGATGTTACGATTCAGGCACAAATCTTGGAGTTAATGAAAGATTTAAGTAAGAAATTTGATACTTCGATCCTCATGATCACTCATGACTTAGGTATCGTATCCGAGGTTGCTGATAGAGTTGTCGTCATGTATGCAGGTCAGGTGGTAGAAGAGGCAACGGTTGATCATTTATTTGATGAGCCGCTTCATCCATATACAGATGCGCTTATCGGATCAGTTCCATTGATTGAGGGGGAGATTTCGAGATTAAAATCTATCGAAGGAAATGTTCCTTCACCGGAAAAGTATCCAAAAGGATGCCGATTTGCCCCGCGCTGCCCAAAAGCATTTGAGCGCTGTTTTAGTGAAATGCCGCAACTAATAAAGAAAAACGGTTCACGTTCTGTAAGATGTTTTTTACATGAAGGCAAGGGGGCTAACGAATGA
- a CDS encoding ABC transporter ATP-binding protein gives MNSTSEEKQKHSAVNDSSIILELQNVKKHFPIKAGFLQKTVGFIKAVDGINLKVKKGETIGIVGESGCGKSTAGRTIIRLYEPTEGKILFKGRDISHLSESELRKSVRKDIQMIFQDPFASLNPRKTLRSIIREPLNTHNMYSGKERDQKVEELLEKVGLNASFINRYPHEFSGGQRQRIGIARALALNPELIIADEPVSSLDVSIQAQIINLMEDLQEEFRLTYLFISHDLSVVRHISDRVGVMYLGKMMELADKHKLYTDPLHPYTQALLSAVPVLRKKGEVRRERIILKGEIPNPASPPNGCVFHTRCPAATDLCRQLVPDFKEVKRNHFVACHLYE, from the coding sequence ATGAATTCAACAAGCGAAGAAAAACAAAAACACTCCGCCGTAAACGATTCCAGCATAATACTGGAATTACAAAATGTAAAAAAACACTTTCCGATCAAAGCGGGGTTTTTGCAAAAAACAGTCGGCTTTATAAAAGCCGTTGACGGAATTAACTTAAAAGTGAAAAAAGGCGAGACAATAGGAATTGTCGGGGAGTCTGGATGCGGTAAATCTACCGCCGGAAGAACGATCATTCGTCTCTATGAACCTACTGAAGGAAAAATATTGTTCAAAGGAAGAGATATTTCCCATTTGAGCGAATCTGAATTGCGGAAAAGCGTTCGCAAAGATATTCAAATGATCTTTCAGGACCCTTTTGCTTCATTAAATCCAAGAAAAACATTACGGTCGATTATTCGTGAACCTTTAAATACACACAACATGTACTCTGGTAAAGAACGTGATCAAAAGGTAGAAGAGCTATTAGAAAAAGTCGGCTTGAATGCATCCTTTATTAACCGTTATCCACATGAATTTTCCGGAGGACAAAGGCAGCGCATCGGGATCGCCCGGGCGCTCGCATTAAATCCAGAATTAATTATTGCCGATGAACCGGTATCATCATTAGACGTTTCGATTCAAGCGCAAATTATTAATTTAATGGAAGATTTGCAAGAAGAATTTCGTCTGACTTATCTGTTTATATCCCACGATTTGAGTGTTGTAAGACATATTAGTGATAGAGTTGGCGTTATGTATCTTGGGAAAATGATGGAACTGGCTGATAAACATAAGCTTTACACCGATCCGCTTCATCCATATACACAAGCCTTGTTATCTGCGGTGCCGGTTCTTAGAAAAAAAGGAGAGGTCAGAAGGGAACGAATCATATTGAAAGGAGAAATTCCGAACCCCGCCAGTCCGCCAAATGGCTGTGTATTCCATACTAGATGTCCGGCTGCCACTGATTTATGTAGACAATTGGTTCCTGATTTCAAAGAAGTTAAGAGAAATCACTTTGTTGCTTGTCATCTTTACGAATAG
- a CDS encoding peptide-binding protein, translating to MSFRKFSWMLLCLTFVFSLFLSACSSKETSEHEENDNTGKEKTVEPQKGGDLIVGSTGSPTLFNSLYSTDTASGEIEDLIYNGLVKADTKFNVQYDLAEDIQESEDGLTYTVKIKKGVKFHDGEELTADDVVFTYSIPLSPDYAGERGSNFEMIESIKKVDDYTVEFKLKRKDATFVPTTLEYDILPEHILQDVPIGELGEHEFNTKKPIGTGPFKFVEWKDGEYVKVEAFDDYFEGRPYLDSITYKIVPDANALIAQIQAGDIDYYAAVPGSDLETVKAIDGVKVVSDLALSYTFLGYNEKNPLFKDKKVRQAITHAIDREAIVESVMNGEGKVAHVPESPLSWAYSDDVPKFDYDPEKSKKLLEEAGWKDTDGDGILDKDGKKFSFTVKTNQGNKVREDIVVVLQQQLKEVGIEAKPEIVEWSAFIDQISAPNWKYDALVLGWALSTFPDQYDVFHSSQREQGLNLVWWSNKEADKLMEDARQILDKEEYKKAYSEIYKIIAEEQPYTFLYYPKEHRAMPENLQGFEFHARNPFWNVHKWWLKQ from the coding sequence TTGAGTTTTAGAAAATTTTCATGGATGCTTTTGTGCCTAACATTTGTATTTTCATTATTCCTTTCAGCATGTTCAAGCAAGGAAACAAGTGAACACGAAGAAAATGACAATACTGGAAAAGAAAAAACAGTTGAACCGCAGAAAGGCGGAGATCTGATTGTAGGTTCTACCGGGTCACCAACTTTATTTAATTCTTTATATTCTACAGATACTGCAAGCGGTGAAATTGAAGATTTAATTTACAACGGATTAGTAAAAGCTGATACGAAGTTTAATGTTCAGTACGATTTAGCGGAAGATATTCAGGAATCAGAAGATGGATTAACATATACAGTAAAAATTAAAAAAGGAGTTAAATTCCATGATGGTGAAGAATTAACTGCTGACGACGTTGTATTTACGTACAGCATTCCGTTAAGTCCTGATTACGCAGGAGAGCGCGGCTCTAACTTTGAAATGATCGAAAGCATTAAAAAAGTTGATGACTACACAGTAGAATTTAAGTTAAAGAGAAAAGACGCAACTTTCGTTCCGACAACATTAGAATATGACATTTTACCTGAACATATTTTACAAGATGTTCCGATTGGTGAACTAGGTGAACATGAATTTAATACGAAAAAACCGATTGGAACGGGTCCATTCAAATTTGTTGAGTGGAAAGACGGCGAATATGTCAAAGTGGAAGCATTTGATGACTATTTTGAAGGCCGTCCATATTTAGACTCTATTACTTATAAAATTGTACCTGATGCAAATGCACTGATTGCCCAAATACAAGCTGGAGATATTGATTATTATGCAGCCGTTCCAGGTTCAGACCTAGAAACTGTGAAAGCGATTGATGGGGTAAAAGTAGTTTCAGATTTAGCTTTATCTTATACATTTCTAGGTTATAACGAGAAGAACCCGCTGTTCAAAGATAAAAAAGTTCGACAAGCCATTACACATGCCATTGACCGTGAGGCCATCGTTGAATCAGTCATGAATGGCGAAGGGAAAGTCGCCCACGTACCGGAGAGCCCGCTTTCTTGGGCTTATAGCGACGATGTGCCAAAGTTTGATTATGATCCTGAAAAATCAAAGAAATTACTTGAAGAAGCGGGCTGGAAAGATACGGATGGAGACGGCATCTTAGATAAAGACGGCAAAAAGTTTTCATTTACAGTCAAAACGAACCAAGGCAACAAAGTTCGTGAAGATATTGTCGTTGTTCTTCAACAACAATTAAAAGAAGTAGGTATTGAAGCAAAACCGGAAATCGTTGAGTGGAGTGCATTCATCGATCAAATTTCTGCACCGAACTGGAAATATGATGCACTTGTTCTCGGATGGGCTTTATCAACATTCCCTGACCAATATGATGTTTTCCATTCCAGCCAAAGGGAACAAGGATTGAATCTTGTTTGGTGGTCAAATAAGGAAGCAGATAAATTAATGGAAGATGCCCGGCAAATTCTTGATAAAGAAGAGTATAAGAAAGCATATAGCGAAATTTACAAAATTATCGCTGAAGAGCAGCCTTACACGTTCCTTTACTATCCAAAAGAGCATCGTGCAATGCCTGAAAACCTTCAAGGTTTTGAATTCCATGCAAGAAATCCATTCTGGAACGTTCATAAATGGTGGTTAAAACAATAA
- a CDS encoding ABC transporter permease: MLSYILRRTLTAIPLLLGITVISFAIIQMAPGDPASLLMDPNISAADKEKFIEKYGLNDPIHVQYLKWLGNMVQGDFGTSLIRKGTPVIELIMNRLPNTLLLMVVSSLIALLISIPFGIISATKRYSKLDYSLTVASFLGLATPNFWLGLILIMVFAVHLKWFPTGGVATLNAPFSIWDRIHHLIMPAFVLASADMASLARYTRSSMIEVINQDYIRTARAKGFSERKVIYKHGLKNGLISIITIFGLMIPGFIGGAVVVEQVFGWPGLGKLFFDSAFQRDYPVVMALTVISAVFVVIGNLIADILYAIFDPRIEY, from the coding sequence ATGTTATCATATATCCTCCGACGTACATTAACGGCCATCCCTTTATTGTTAGGAATTACCGTTATCTCCTTTGCGATTATTCAAATGGCTCCCGGTGATCCGGCAAGTCTTTTGATGGATCCTAATATAAGCGCTGCAGATAAAGAAAAATTTATCGAAAAGTACGGATTGAATGACCCGATACATGTCCAATATTTAAAATGGCTTGGAAATATGGTGCAGGGGGATTTTGGCACTTCATTAATAAGAAAGGGCACACCTGTCATCGAACTAATTATGAATCGTTTGCCGAACACGCTGCTGTTGATGGTAGTATCCTCTCTGATTGCACTCTTAATTTCGATTCCTTTTGGCATAATATCCGCTACAAAACGGTATTCAAAACTGGACTATTCATTAACAGTTGCTTCTTTTTTAGGGTTAGCTACACCAAATTTTTGGTTAGGTTTAATCTTAATTATGGTTTTTGCTGTTCATCTAAAATGGTTTCCAACAGGTGGTGTAGCGACATTAAATGCGCCGTTTAGCATATGGGATCGAATCCACCATTTAATCATGCCGGCGTTTGTCCTGGCTTCGGCTGATATGGCAAGTCTTGCACGTTACACCCGCTCAAGTATGATTGAAGTGATTAATCAAGATTATATAAGAACTGCCAGAGCGAAAGGTTTTAGTGAGCGAAAAGTCATTTACAAGCACGGATTGAAAAATGGATTAATTTCGATCATTACGATTTTTGGATTAATGATACCGGGATTTATTGGCGGTGCAGTTGTTGTAGAACAAGTATTCGGTTGGCCTGGTCTTGGAAAACTATTTTTTGATTCTGCATTCCAGCGCGATTATCCTGTAGTCATGGCATTAACGGTTATATCTGCAGTTTTTGTAGTAATAGGCAACCTTATCGCAGACATATTGTATGCGATATTTGATC